The following coding sequences are from one Musa acuminata AAA Group cultivar baxijiao chromosome BXJ2-4, Cavendish_Baxijiao_AAA, whole genome shotgun sequence window:
- the LOC135610189 gene encoding AAA-ATPase ASD, mitochondrial-like, producing MATLSDQWASLGSLVASIMFLWAVVGRYVPLHHLEHSLTKHSRRLFAFVYPYVKVTIPEFSGERMKRSDAYTYVEAYLSNSCSQNASRLKAELGKDSGSLTLSMDEHEEVTDEFEGAKLWWASVSRSPPPQSISWYPPPDSRRYYRLTFHRRHRDLVVGQYLAHVLREGREVELRRRQRKLYTNNAGNNWYGSKSTAWSHVVFEHPSTFDTLAMDPGKKRELMDDLIAFRNSKDYYAKIGKAWKRGYLLYGPPGTGKSTMIAAIANFLDYDVYDLELTSVKNNTELRKLFIGTTSKSIIVIEDIDCSLDLTGKRKRTKSKKEDEGGEDKPKLPGEKEDKEESKVTLSGLLNFIDGLWSACGGERLIIFTTNHVEKLDPALIRRGRMDKHIEMSYCHFEAFMVLANNYLGIDSHPLFDTIKELMEEVKMTPADVAENLMPKSVKDDAGSCLEGLIHALEMARGAAAKVDDGSGADETVESE from the coding sequence ATGGCGACGCTGAGCGATCAGTGGGCGAGCCTGGGCTCCCTCGTGGCCAGCATCATGTTCCTGTGGGCCGTCGTCGGCCGCTACGTCCCCCTCCACCACCTCGAGCACTCCCTCACCAAACACTCCCGCCGCCTCTTCGCCTTCGTCTACCCCTACGTGAAGGTCACCATCCCCGAGTTCTCCGGCGAACGCATGAAGCGCAGCGACGCCTACACCTACGTCGAGGCCTACCTCAGCAACTCTTGCTCGCAGAACGCCAGCAGGCTCAAGGCCGAGCTCGGCAAGGACAGCGGCAGCCTCACGCTCAGCATGGACGAGCACGAGGAGGTCACGGACGAATTCGAGGGCGCCAAGCTCTGGTGGGCCTCCGTGTCTCGCTCTCCTCCCCCGCAGTCCATCTCCTGGTACCCGCCGCCCGATTCCCGGCGGTACTATAGGCTGACCTTCCATCGCCGCCACCGCGATCTCGTAGTCGGGCAGTACCTTGCCCACGTGCTGCGCGAGGGGCGCGAGGTGGAGCTCCGGAGACGGCAGCGCAAGCTGTACACCAACAACGCCGGCAACAATTGGTATGGGTCCAAGAGTACGGCGTGGAGCCACGTCGTGTTCGAGCACCCGTCCACCTTCGACACGCTCGCCATGGATCCCGGGAAGAAGCGGGAGCTGATGGACGACCTGATCGCCTTCCGCAACAGCAAGGACTACTACGCCAAGATCGGCAAGGCGTGGAAGAGGGGCTACCTTCTCTACGGCCCGCCCGGAACCGGAAAGTCCACCATGATCGCCGCCATCGCCAACTTCCTGGACTACGACGTCTACGACCTGGAGCTGACCTCCGTCAAGAACAACACCGAGCTGAGGAAGCTGTTCATCGGGACGACCAGCAAGTCCATCATCGTCATCGAGGACATCGACTGCTCGCTCGACCTCACCGGCAAGCGGAAGCGCACCAAGAGCAAGAAAGAGGACGAGGGAGGCGAAGACAAGCCGAAGCTGCCGGGGGAGAAGGAGGACAAGGAGGAGAGCAAGGTGACGCTCTCCGGGCTGCTCAACTTCATCGACGGCCTGTGGTCGGCCTGCGGCGGGGAGCGGCTCATAATCTTCACCACCAACCACGTGGAGAAGCTGGACCCGGCGCTGATACGGAGGGGGAGGATGGACAAGCACATCGAGATGTCCTACTGCCACTTCGAGGCGTTCATGGTGCTGGCCAACAACTACctgggcatcgactcgcacccgcTGTTCGACACCATCAAGGAGCTGATGGAGGAGGTGAAGATGACGCCGGCCGACGTGGCGGAGAACCTGATGCCCAAGTCCGTGAAGGACGATGCCGGTTCGTGCCTCGAGGGCTTGATTCATGCGCTGGAAATGGCCCGGGGAGCGGCTGCCAAGGTAGACGACGGCAGTGGCGCGGACGAGACGGTGGAGAGTGAGTAG